Proteins encoded by one window of Deltaproteobacteria bacterium:
- a CDS encoding class II fumarate hydratase has translation MKTREEADAMGTVFVPADAYYGAGTQRAVENFPLSGIRMPISIIHALALIKTQAASVNRELQLLDERLAEAIIRAAREVMSGQWDHQFPLDVFQTGSGTSSNMNVNEVIAGRANELLTGKVGGKAPVHPNDHVNLCQSSNDAVPSAIQIAAFEGIRKRLLPGLDRLRQTLRHKSETFADIVKIGRTHLQDAVPLTLGQEFGGYARQVELGMKRVQAVEERLAELPLGGTAVGTGVNAHPRFASNVISAIAAETGYPFVEAGNHFEAQGARDASVETSGALKTVAVSLTKIANDLRWLSCGPRTGFAEITIPSLQPGSSIMPGKVNPVIPEAVLQAAAQVIGNDVAITLGGQAGNFELNVMMPLIGYNLLQSVDLLSNASTVLAEKCVDGISANRDKCTSTVEKSLAMATYLVPEIGYDQASELAKEAFRTGETVREVAGRKGIELPDRLEETTGHSEK, from the coding sequence ATGAAGACGCGAGAAGAAGCGGACGCCATGGGGACTGTTTTCGTGCCGGCGGACGCCTATTACGGCGCCGGTACGCAACGCGCCGTCGAGAACTTTCCCTTAAGCGGCATTCGGATGCCTATCTCGATCATTCACGCCCTGGCTCTCATCAAAACGCAGGCAGCTTCGGTAAATCGAGAGTTGCAGCTTTTGGATGAGAGGCTGGCGGAGGCCATCATCCGGGCGGCTCGAGAAGTAATGTCCGGACAATGGGACCATCAGTTCCCGTTGGATGTGTTTCAGACCGGGTCGGGCACCTCGTCGAACATGAACGTCAACGAAGTCATCGCCGGAAGAGCCAACGAACTCCTGACGGGAAAGGTGGGAGGAAAGGCCCCGGTTCACCCGAATGACCACGTGAACCTCTGCCAATCCAGCAATGACGCCGTTCCCAGCGCCATTCAAATTGCGGCGTTTGAAGGAATCCGGAAGCGACTCCTGCCGGGGCTCGATCGATTGCGTCAGACTCTCCGTCATAAATCCGAGACGTTTGCGGACATCGTCAAAATCGGACGCACACACCTTCAGGATGCGGTGCCGCTGACCTTGGGGCAGGAATTCGGTGGGTACGCCCGACAGGTGGAACTCGGTATGAAACGCGTCCAGGCGGTGGAGGAACGTCTTGCCGAGTTGCCTTTGGGAGGTACGGCGGTGGGCACAGGCGTCAACGCACATCCTCGATTCGCCTCCAACGTTATCTCCGCTATTGCCGCGGAAACGGGGTACCCGTTCGTAGAAGCCGGGAATCATTTTGAAGCTCAAGGCGCTCGGGACGCGTCGGTGGAAACCAGCGGCGCGCTTAAGACGGTGGCCGTGAGCCTTACCAAAATCGCAAATGATCTCAGATGGCTTTCTTGCGGCCCAAGAACCGGTTTCGCGGAAATCACCATACCCTCGCTTCAACCCGGTTCTTCCATCATGCCCGGAAAAGTCAATCCGGTGATACCGGAAGCGGTACTCCAGGCGGCGGCTCAGGTTATCGGCAATGATGTTGCCATTACCTTGGGAGGGCAGGCGGGCAACTTCGAGTTGAACGTGATGATGCCGCTCATTGGATACAACCTTTTGCAATCCGTAGACCTGTTGTCGAACGCCTCCACCGTATTGGCCGAGAAATGCGTGGACGGCATATCGGCGAATCGAGACAAATGCACTTCCACTGTGGAAAAAAGCCTTGCCATGGCTACATACCTTGTCCCTGAAATCGGTTACGATCAGGCTTCGGAACTGGCCAAAGAGGCTTTC
- a CDS encoding succinate dehydrogenase iron-sulfur subunit codes for MEMRFKILRFDPDVDSKPHYKTYTVPTKPEERILDCLNRIRWEQDGTLSYRMSCAHGICGSDAMKINGRCALACQTLIRDCSGEEILLEPLPSFRILKDLIVDLNPFFERVERMRPYLINETPPPENERKQRPEDIKKLDEVIRCILCASCVAACPVTFENGNYLGPAPFVWAFRYIFDSRDEKIEERLKQIDNPDGVWGCVNHFECTRVCPKKIPVTKSINTIKREIEKRKGK; via the coding sequence ATGGAAATGCGGTTCAAAATCCTTCGATTCGATCCCGACGTCGATTCCAAACCCCACTACAAAACCTATACCGTGCCGACCAAGCCGGAGGAGCGAATTCTGGATTGTCTGAATCGGATCAGGTGGGAGCAGGACGGTACTTTGAGCTATCGGATGTCGTGCGCTCACGGAATCTGCGGGTCCGACGCCATGAAGATCAACGGACGCTGTGCTCTGGCATGCCAGACGCTGATAAGAGACTGCAGCGGTGAAGAAATTCTATTGGAGCCACTTCCTTCTTTCAGAATACTCAAGGATCTGATTGTGGACTTGAACCCGTTCTTTGAAAGAGTCGAACGCATGCGTCCATACCTGATAAACGAGACGCCGCCGCCGGAGAATGAACGAAAACAGCGTCCGGAAGACATAAAGAAACTGGACGAAGTCATCCGTTGCATACTTTGTGCTTCCTGCGTTGCGGCTTGTCCGGTCACTTTTGAGAACGGGAACTACCTCGGCCCGGCTCCCTTTGTATGGGCTTTCAGATATATTTTCGACTCGAGGGACGAAAAGATTGAAGAGAGGTTGAAGCAAATTGACAATCCCGACGGCGTTTGGGGGTGTGTCAATCATTTCGAGTGCACACGTGTCTGTCCGAAAAAAATCCCTGTGACCAAGAGCATCAATACCATAAAGCGTGAAATCGAGAAACGAAAAGGCAAATGA